A single region of the Sphingomonas sp. LY29 genome encodes:
- a CDS encoding NAD(P)H-dependent oxidoreductase subunit E, translating into MADRHFAHDTPELRAEWDGFAWDAVRASAAADILTRYPAGRQASASIPFLDLAQRQVGAMTGTQGWLPIPVIEFVARELSMPPVRVMEVASFYTMFNLAPVGRFHVQVCGTTPCMLRGSDDVLAACFKRGMKKGKTTADGLWTLTEVECLGACANAPMVQINDDNYEDLTEDSMGEVLDALASGQKPKIGPQVERQTSAPEGGPSTLKKMAERNYDYRGQW; encoded by the coding sequence ATGGCCGACCGTCACTTCGCTCATGATACTCCCGAGCTTCGCGCCGAGTGGGATGGGTTTGCCTGGGACGCCGTACGCGCCTCGGCGGCGGCGGACATCCTCACCCGCTACCCGGCGGGCCGACAGGCGTCGGCGTCGATCCCGTTCCTCGATCTCGCCCAGCGGCAGGTCGGCGCAATGACGGGGACGCAAGGCTGGCTCCCGATCCCGGTGATCGAGTTTGTCGCGCGTGAACTGTCGATGCCTCCAGTGCGGGTGATGGAGGTCGCGAGCTTTTACACCATGTTCAACCTCGCGCCGGTCGGTCGTTTCCACGTGCAAGTCTGCGGCACCACGCCGTGCATGCTGCGCGGATCGGACGATGTTCTCGCCGCCTGCTTCAAGCGCGGCATGAAGAAAGGCAAGACGACCGCCGATGGGTTGTGGACGCTGACCGAGGTCGAGTGCCTCGGTGCATGCGCCAATGCGCCGATGGTTCAGATCAACGACGACAATTACGAGGATCTGACCGAGGACAGCATGGGCGAGGTGCTCGACGCGCTGGCGTCGGGGCAGAAGCCCAAGATCGGCCCGCAGGTCGAGCGACAAACCAGCGCGCCCGAAGGTGGACCTTCGACGCTCAAGAAGATGGCCGAGCGCAATTACGACTATCGGGGGCAGTGGTAA